The Macadamia integrifolia cultivar HAES 741 chromosome 4, SCU_Mint_v3, whole genome shotgun sequence genome contains the following window.
CGAAGGATATTCTAAACGTTGTAACGCAGCTTTCTCCCTTGGATGTTCAATAAATTTTCCCCTTTTGCAggtctttacaaaaaaaaaaaaaaaaaaaaaaaaaaaaattcaagtcaaaGTTACCACCACTAGACTAAGCATTTTTTGGTCGTGATATCTATAACCAAAAAATGAACATAGCATGGATATTTATTGTTCACTCCAGTAAGTTAAGTATAAAGCCTCCAAGAgtctaaaaagaaataaaaaatttcttaggCTTGTTGCTTTTGGAATTGAATGGTCAAAAAAGATTGTAACGTGGTAAAGCAAGAGTCTTGAATCATCTTCCATGGACCATTCCAATTAGGGATAAAGGTAAATTGGATGGAAAGACGATGGATATATTTTGTTGCATGCGACCATAGTAGAAGTCACAGTAAAGATTATAAAGGAGTACTGCGAGGATTAAATTTCTTTTCATCCATGATGAAGAAAGATTCTCTTTAAACCCTTCTATCATTGCTACCAGATGGGATTCCACCCATTTTAAATGTACTTTTGAATTTCAAACAATAAGGAAGAGAAATTCTAATCACTGATTCTCTTCACCGTGGCTAAGATAAAATTACAAACATTTAGGAGTTTCTGCCAAATTGTTGGTTATTGGGAAATTACAAACCACTATATGCAAAACATGACTGATATTTACCCTAGGAGACGTGATGGCTGGTTGAAAAAGTTTGGAGCGACGCTAAAGACTTGGAACCTTTTTGAGACTCAAGTACCACATTGTGGCCTTTGAGCATGCTACCCATTTCTTTGGATGTACATTTTGACTCCCGCCTTGTGTTGTTTAAGCTCAGACCTAACAACGAAGTGATACTTTTTGTTAAATAATTAGCGTGGATTTCGTTAACTATACACTCCTATATTAGATGTACTAACCCAAACATGAATGTTTTATCTCAAATataaagttttttcttttcttattaaaaaaaaaaaaaaaaaaaaggaagaaagagaagaagatagataTTTCTGTATTCCCATTTTGCCCCGCTCAATGGAATTTTATAATCTATTGGTTTTTTCAAGAGTTAGAGAACTTGAAAACAATGAACCCTTGAAACAACATAAGTTGTGCAATTGAAGAAACCTAAAATTGGAATGTGGGCATTTCTGAAACAGCTCCCATATCCTTTTATACCATCCTATgtgatttatgaattttttcaGTGTACCCCATATTTTCCTAGTTGGTGTCAAGTCAAAATCAAAGCCTTACCCTTTAAACTTTGTTCAATaggttgattaaaaaaaaaaaaagaaaattgcattgccaccccctgaacttcggtcctTATTCAACGTCACCCCCTGGATTTTTCgtaacgtcaaagccaccccctaaaaattcaaaagattccaaatcggtccctgtcgttagccgaccgtgagaaatgaatgaaaaccggttagtttttttctaatatacccaaaatacccccacctattgtgagaggacaatattgccctctcctttatttccatctcctaaacccatatcccatctcccatctctcatctctcatctctcatctctcatctcactcctctcactcactcggccggacaagaagaagaagacgacgacaccccttgcaactcgattctcttccctccggcgtcCGATTCTATTCCCTTCGGCGTGCAAAGCCCTCCCCCCTCCGGCGTCCGAATTGCGTTCCAGGAATCTGCAGAAGGCTGATCTCAATTCTGGCAGAGTAATCAAAGTGAATCGCAGCTGCAAGTGCCCGATGAAACGCCATTCGATATCATCTGGAAGCTGCacataaagaaaattttccgcaatcaatttttttccttatcaCATTAGAATACTAATTAATCAATTGAGTAATCAAAGTGAATCGCAGTTGAAGTTCAATCCAAAGTCCAAAATTCAACAAAATTTCTATAGATTAGGGTCTAAAAGAGATAATATGGAAGAGAATATAAAGATCGAAGAGTGACGACCTGTGGTGCTTTTTCGACGATCTCCTGGACATAGTTTTCGCCGAAGCAGCAATGACCAGCGTCGTAGACTTGGCGGATGAGAGAAACAGGTTTGGTCTTGCTGGCAGCCACCACTCTGATCTGATCCGCCTTCCGCCCTGATCTCTCGGCTGCTAGTTGGACTCGGTGGAACACAGAACGCAGGTTCGTAATCGCTGCACTATCCATAGCCGGAGCAGGCATGCCTGAGTTCTGCTCCACAGCCTCCGCCTCCGCCTCCGTCTCTTTCTGGTTCGTCTCACTGCTCATCTCAAGGCTGCCGCACTAAAATCTCGGCTGTGTGGAGCGGATGATCTGGGTTGGGTCATTTCAGCGCTGGTTTCTTCTCCCCGGAGgagagaatcgcacgccggaggaggggagaatcgagttgcaggtgggtcttcgtcttcttcttcttcttgtccggccgagtgagtgagaggagagatgagagatgagagatgtgagatgggtatgggtttaggagatagaaataaaggagagggcaatattgtcctctcacaataggtgggggtattttgggtatattagaaaaaaactaaccggttttcattcatttctcacggtcggctaacggcagggaccgatttggaattttttgaatttttagggggtggctttgacgtttcgaaaaatccagggggtggcgttgaataaggaccgaagttcagggggtggcaatgcaattttctcaaaaaaaaaaaaaaaactttgttcgATAGTGACCTCTAATgttttatgtctttttttttctttttttatgaagaacgTTTTATGTCCTTATGTCTACAATAAATGGGAGTTCCATGCTTTTTTTTAAGTAGAATCTTCCCATGCTCAGATGACGCAAATACTAATATCACCATCATAGAATTAAGGTTTTCAGATCAAAACTTATCATGAGAATATTTTAAAGTGACTGATTCTAAGATTTTTGGGACCAGATCACTAATTTTTCAGATTTAAGAgttgattctagggtttttgggacccACTCCCAATGATTTTCACATTCATCAAATTAAGTTTAAAATCCCTGTTCCCCACGCCATCAATTTGAAGGGAATATCTTATGCCGCACCAATGGTGGCACAGGGAACAGTATGATCAACAAGGTTGCACAtggtggaaagaaaaaaaaatattgtgacGTACCGTATAATTGTctgcttttaccaaaaaaataataaaaattggcCCATTACAGAGATTAGAATCCTTAATAAGATGCCTGGACGTTCACAGTACTACCAATCTTAGGCATAGGAAAAGCATCTAAAAGTTGGTAAGAATGcccaaacaaaatcaaagatgCTCTTTCATGTGATCTCCACTTTCGTGATAGAAGGTACCAGGCCCATTCCTACACATGGTACCTCAGAGGATTCGGAAACTGAGGACAACAGTggtcaaaaagaaaataatgaaagaaaaaaccaCTCATCTCGAAACTTGTGAACCCAAGATGGGAAAAAATTCCCTCTGTTTTTATTTGTCTTCCAACTTTCCTTTCAATAAGATCCAAATCCACATACCATATCTGTGAGAGGTTCTGACAGAGAGGTTGTGTGTTCATTAAGGCACACTATTAAAGCTAAACCCTGAAAATAAAAACTGTAATTAGGACACTATCAGTATCAGACTATCAGTCAATGAGAGCATATGTTCcgtttaattttttcttttttgttgaaaaCCCGTTTAAAAGACGGTGATTCTATGAGCAAGGAAGGGCTGGAAGCCCGGATCTCCGTATGCTCTGTATAATTTTTCCGTATTAATATACTGCGGCACTGTACCACTTTGTCCCTTTCCCCTCACTCTCTTTACCCACTTGAGAGGTTCGCCGAAGCAAAAAAGTAAAGGGCATCGCAGCGTTTATCTTGTTCTTGTTTCTAACTCCTAACCCAGATGAGCTTATACGGATTCTGAGAATGCAGCAGAGCTCGAAATTGAATCTTCTGATTTGAGTTGTTGTTTATACTTTTTGGGTTCTTGAGGAGTAATGGGGAAGAATGGGTTTGTTTTGGCTTTAATACTCATGGTTTTGTTGGGATGTCTTTCATCAGCTTCAGCTACTACTCCTGCTCCTGCAAGTGGGTTTAAGTTCTACAGATTCATTGAGATTCAATCTTTTTCGTATATTGTAACCCTATATCTTTTCTGTTTCTCGTGTTTTATTTTTGGCAGGAATTGTAAGTGGGATTGTCTCCAATGCTTTCTCTGCTCTTCTTAAATGGTTGTGGTCACTTAAAGCAACCACCAAAACTGGTAAGCATCTTAGATAAAACCCAcattgtctttgttttcttctcctctcccacCAGTGGGTTTTTGAGTGTTGTTGAgtaatggagattttttttttctcttccatggTCGGGGATGAATGGGATTTTGAATTTCAGCGGTTTCTGGCCGTCCGATGATGAAGTTCGAGAGTGGTTACACTGTAGAGACGGTATTCGATGGGAGTAAGCTTGGAATCGAGCCATACGCGGTTGAGGTTTCATCCAGTGGGGAGCTTCTGGTTTTGGACTCTGCTAACAGTAACGTTTACAGGATCTCCTCACCATTGTCCCGACGTAAGTGGGTTTTTTCTCTAATGACACCTAATTTTGGCTTGATTGGATCAAATTTCTGTTGAAATCCTGCTCATAGTTTGCTAAGCTATGCGTTTTACTACGAAGTTCCTGCAAATTACCTCTGCTGTTACAAATAATTCAACTTTTCCATCTTG
Protein-coding sequences here:
- the LOC122075325 gene encoding uncharacterized protein LOC122075325, which gives rise to MSSETNQKETEAEAEAVEQNSGMPAPAMDSAAITNLRSVFHRVQLAAERSGRKADQIRVVAASKTKPVSLIRQVYDAGHCCFGENYVQEIVEKAPQLPDDIEWRFIGHLQLRFTLITLPELRSAFCRFLERNSDAGGGRALHAEGNRIGRRREENRVSSIAQLMLFQGFIVFKFSNS